The genomic interval ccataacgccagtgaaataccttggcatttgtatgatatAAATGATAACTttcattttttgtgatttttttttctcatttacattcttcagccaaaaatagcaaatgctcaaatttcatgataattcacatcatgccataccatcacattttattggcgttatggatgttacaaaaaatgcaattttccatggaattgccctaatatatacacatacatacatgaataCATGAAAATCATTTGTACTTCTAGTCTGAATATCCTGCTGTGGTGTGTCCTGTTATGAGGCCCAGAGACTGTCTGCAGTCTGGACCCAACGCATCCGCTGCCTCTGGGCTCCATTTCCTCAGCGGCCCGTTGTCTGCCGGGTGTGGCGAGAGAGGCCCGCTCCGTCTCAGCTCTCCAGAGGCAGCAGTCCAGTCTCACAGTTCAGAACAGGACAGAAATGAGCCCGCAAGCTACAGTATGGCAAGATGCCAGCTTTGAGGAATGTGTGAGAGATgccatgacctttgaccttcgaTTGTTCGGCGGCTGTTGAACCATCCTGGTTGTGTGTGAATAGTAATTTGACATGTTTGCTCCTAACAGAAAGGTCCTGGTGTGTCCTCTACTCTCTGCTCGCCCGAGAGAAGAGAACAGTCACCTGACAACAGGACTTCAGAGTCAGTGATGACGGTGAGTTGACATTTTAAATATTCAACTTTCGGATAACCTGCCATAAATTCAAAAACAGTGTGATTTACTTTATAATGGTGTGCTTGCATCGCTATGGTAAGAGTTAGCGTCTTAACTGGAAACAGTTATGAATAGAGAGTAGTCAGACATTGAAGAATGTTTCCTTTAGGGGAGGAATCACGTCAAGatttcttttttaaagtaaatgagaacttaaatgtaaatgccacagaattctttatttttaaaatccTACTCCTTCCTTCCCCCCTGTATGTGTGCAGCCTGATCTGCTGAACTTTAAGAAAGGCTGGCTCATTATTTTGGAGGAGCAGAATCAGGTGAGCCCATTGAGCACCCagttctctcttgttctctctcttcacaaAAAGGGTAGTGGGAGCACTAGTGGTGTggagagtggacacacacacacacacacacacacacaaggtgtgCTCTTTTCCACCGTGACTTCGGGCCATTCAGAGTGTGAAGAATGGTGTTTTAGAGAGAATGGCATGTCTTTTCATCCATGACAGATTATGCTACTTATATGGTCCTCTTACACGGCAAGTTCAAACTTGAGGCGTAAATATTTCTCATTTCAAAGGTATGTTTCCTTCCCCATGTGTCATGTTTAAGGGCATCCgtgaaaaacacacataaatatacacgACAAACAGGCATTGCACAGTAATCACATAGTTTAGTCAGTGGAGGGCAAACAAACGCAATCATATTAGTaattcaaagtgctttacaaataAGCACATGAAAACATGAAAGAATTGAATAAAAACTGTAGGAGACAACAAATCTATCTGTCCACGTTAACTCTAACACTGTAGTAAGTTATGTATGATTAAAGCAAGTGGTGTGAAGCCAGTGTTGTGGATTGCGCTTCCCAGTGTTCATTTGTACAGTAACTGAATTGCAATGCTTTGAGGTTTGATCGGCAATCAACCAAAGTCTTTTATAACGGTAGGAGAGCAATTTGCTTGTGGGAAGCtgtaattatgtgttttatttaCGATGTCTTACATGCGGATTTCCACAGAAAGGTCTGGGGTAATCTGTAGCAGGACACTTATGGTCTTAGTCACAgaaagacctgtgtgtgtgtgtgtgtgtgtgtgtgtgtgtgtgtgtgtgtgttgggcaatGTCATGCCAGATTTCTTTTGTATGCGACTAATTAGCTAGATACTGAGCTGTGCATGTCTGTGACTGTTTAGTTTCCTCTTCATGGAAATCTTGCCTGAGCTTCAGCTCACCACCCtctgtgtgcccatgtgtgtttgtccgtTTGGTTCCCTCTAGTGGAAAAAGAACTGGTTTGTGCTGTCCACTCACAAACTGCGTTATTACAAGGACTCTGTAGCAGAGGAGGTAAGCTCACGGCTCGTATGAAAACGCTCTATGGCCGTTCATATTCATCTGTTCTAAAACAGAGCGTAACTATTGCTCTGTGTGCGTTTCGCTCGTTGCActctcttttcccccctttttaCAAATGGTTGTTTTCATTTCATCCTGCCAAGGCATCGGAGCTGGTGGGAGAGATAGACCTCACAACCTGTCATCAAGTCACTGAGCATCAAATCCAGAGGAACTATGGCTTTCAGATTCACGTAGGGAACTAGTCACTATTCTATTtctattaaaggttgtatcagcgattgcaggcccaaaaaaggcccaaacataaattatcacattcatctaatctttcctaatgatctgctagctgcccgccccataagcaggccgtcaaaaaaacgcatctctgtaggcagcccaggtgagatctgcacacaaaaacaattgctaccaacaagtgttggcaaccactcaaaggcaaaataaagtgttccaaccaataaccgacgagatgcgcgttcaggagagtttcaattgcacgggagggagggggagggagtagcgagctagctctctgttttggacgccaacagaagtgacgttaccccgccatcgctgatacaacctttaaatgaGCAGCATTCTATAACATCAACCAATGTCCTCCAGAATTCTCAGTCATCACCATATGTTCAAACTTCTTTATTTACTCACTTGTTCAGACACAGACCCAAGTGCACACGTTGGCAGCCATGACTGCAGGCATACGCCGGAACTGGATCCAAGCCCTCGCCAAAAACGTGCGACCTTCCAACGCACCAGACATCACAAAGTAAGTCATGACTAGATTGAGGCCAACAATGCTAAGTATCGCTGTCTGATATACAGTCAGTGATATACAGTCTTTTACACACATCAACTTCCTGTCTCCGGCACTGATcaacttcctctctctgtttgctGGGCAGTCTCTCCGATGACCTTTGCCCTTTTGGCTTGTCAGCGCAAGCTCTGCCCGAGCCGGACCTGACCCGCGACTCGCTTTCCCCAGAGGTGTCATCGAAGATGAGACACGGTGCCAAGAGCCGGTGCGGTCAGAAACGTCGCGAGGGAGTCCACGGCAAGCCCAGCAGTAGAGGCGCGCTCCGGCTCACCCGGCACGGTCCGCCCAAAGGCACCGACGGCGAGCAGGAGCAGAAGGTGGAGGTGTGGTCCGTGGAGAGACGGCGGCGGAGGCGAGAGGAACGCAGGAAGCGATACGAAAGCGTCATGGGCTCCGTGTTCGAGTCCGCTTGCCAGGAGAAGGTAGTCCAGGACGGTGTGGGCACAGGCGCACCGTGTGACCACCAGAGAACcctggagcagcagcagcagagggcaCAGGAGATCGAGGAGCGCTGGCAGCGGGTGGAGAAGGCGGACAttcaggaggagaggaaggtgcCGCTTTACCCAGACACCCAGGCCAGGGACATTGGCGAACTGGACAAACTGTTGCGCAACTACCAGAGAAGGGTGAGTTTTCCCTGAAGTATTCTTCTGTGACCTTGGGTCAGAACTATGTTGCTTGCTCTGGGAACAAAGCAGGTATTGTGTCTGTGGATTGATATTGTTGTAATTTGTGGAACAGATTGCACAGTGAATTGGTTCTTCAGTGACCTAAGGCTGGACCAAAGACCACACAGATCCAGTGTAACCGTTAGCATTGTGTCACAGGTGAAGGAGCTGACTGCCCAGCTGGCCGGGTCGTTTTGTCATAGAGAGGAGCCAACACTGGATCAACAGATGAGCTCCACTTGGGACTTCCAGGTAAATTTGCATTCCATCAATGTTTTAATATTATCACAATATTTTATCATAACAGATGTCACAAAGTTAGTCATGACTATAGATGGAGCCTAGTGTCTTCATTTTATACACAGCGTCATATATGAGTAATTTACACTCAATATCCTGTCAGTGTTAGGATATATGATTAAATTAGAATGACTTTTTGATTCAATGTTGAAATATGTTATCACTTCCCTGAATTAATTGCAGCATATTGAAATGCATTTGGGATTCTGTGTCTGACTGAAGTGTACTGGTATATGGGTCATTGACAAATAAggcttttcaaaatgtgttAGTTTTAATGGCTGTGCAacatttaatacatttttagaCTGTATTTGCAATTTCACCACCCAAAACATTTTAGTTAAGTATACCTGAGAGTGTCTACAGTGCTtaacacattattattttgtaattGACCTTGGTATTAAAACGTACTTATGAATACTTTGTGTACtttatttattcacattttaatactttattaaaatgtgaataaatacaaatttaaaaagtacaaccccaaaacagaaaatgttgggacgttgtgtaaaatgtgaataaaaacagaatgtaataatctgcaaatctcttaaactcatatttagttgcaaaaaggacacagacaacatatcaaatgttgaaaatgacaaatttgactctttcatggaaaatatatgttaattttgaatttgataccagcaacatgtttcaaaaaatatTTGGGACGGGGTAacaaaaagttgtgtaatgataaagaaaacaaaaggaagaatgtttcacaactaattagggtaacaggcaacacgattgggtatgaaaaatagcatcccagagaggcagggtctcttagaagtaaagatgtactcatcactctgtgtaaacttgtctgcacaaatgatgaaacgatgtcattttaatgcttcttaacaagaaattgtgacatatttagggagttcatcatctacaggacataatattattaaaatattcagagaatccagagaaatctttgcaaacaagggacatagctgaaaaacaaattggatgaccgtggtcttttggacctcagatggcactgccactgcatcaacaccagacctgtttccagacctgtcattgtatgggctcaagaaaacctctgataaccattgtctatgtgcccagtttgatactcaattcaaaactgcagccaaaattgtaacatgaaaaattgcattgagacatgatacagaaaataccaccctcttatctgggcctgagcttgtttaaaatggactgaggtaacttGGAAaagggtcctgtggttagactaatcaaagtttgccattctttttggaaatcatggactcatctggacTAATACTTGAatagggcctatccaagtattcaacctatccaacttgttttagcgctcagttcgaaacccaacatatttcacggtgtggaggagcattagtgcctacaccatgggcatcttgcacatttggcaaagcacaatcaattctgaataatgtatacaggttttgagcaacatatactgccatccaggtaatgtcttttccagggacgaccttgaatatttcaggaaaacaatagcAAAaggaattctgcacatatttgaataatatttctccatagaggaagagtccaagtgctaagatggcctgtctgcagtccagatttatcaaattaggtgcataatggaatgaaaagcatgactaagaataccccataatgttgagcaactgaaatcctatatcggggagtaatgggacaacatttcattctcaaaactgtagCCAATGgactcctcagttcctaaacatttacagaattgtgttaaatgaagaggtgaagcagtacagtggtaaacatgctcccgtcccaactttttttgaaacatgttgctggcatcaaattcaaaattaacatatattttccaggAAATAGTCCAAatcttcattttcaacattatgTTGTCTATGGCCTTTTTGTTGCTAAATatgtttacgagacttgtatattatcatattctgttttttttttaattttttttttttttattatatatatatatatatattacacacacatacatactttaaTTATCCCACACAATTCAGTTGTTTCAGCAGCCTTAAGAACATACAGCAAGCACACATATAGtccatacataaacaaaaaattACTTTCACCCACAAGACATAGCATGTGGTAGCTGTCAAGGTACCATACACATCCAAGTACCAAAGTGTAACTACTGCCTAAAACACTTAAAAACTCCACACAGAGCAAGAGCTGCTGCAACAGGCTGCCATCAGCACGGCGCCATGTGTTTTTCAACCGTTTGTTCACCTTAATCTACTATGTCATGGTTTAAATTAGTATTTTACCTGGTTGCAACACCTGACAATGCACAATGTCATGTCATTGTTAAAAAGTATCCTCTTTACACACAGCTCGAGAGCACTGATGTCCAGGAGAGTGAAGATATCCCAGTTAAGATGGACTCCAGCTCCTACAGTAGCCATTTGTCAAGTCTAACAGATAAGTATGAAGAGACTAAAGAGCTACTGCGGTTGGAGGAACTACGAAGACAATGTATGCAGAAGCAGCTAGACTTTGGTTCCTCCATTCTAGATCAGAGCTCACTGGCATTGTGTGACGCTCTAACAGATAAGGAACAAGGAAGAATCACCAGTGAAGCTGGCTGTCCAGAACTGTTGGAACATCTCAGCTTCACAAGCTTTGAGGAGCTTCACTCTTCGGCTGAGGGACAGGTGAGACAGAGGCCAAGTCAAAGTGCCGTTGGAGACCAGGTTGGCTCGGAGGTGGAGAAGAGGCTCGTCCAGGAAGTGGCATCCCTCACTCGTGAAAACGAAGCCCTCAACCAACGGAACCAGGAAATGGTCCACCAACTGACCGAGGCCGaccgagagatagagaggctcCGAGCGGAACTCGACGAAAGACAAGATGGCCGACTGCATCTGTCCACATTGGAGGAGCTGACCGATGCCAGAGTGGGGTGTCTGGAGAACGAGCTCCGAGGGAAAAGCCTCGAGCTGCAGGAGGCCCAAGCCCAACTGGCCGCACAGAGCGAGAAACTCCGAGACACTTTGAGAAGGCTGCACTTAAGAGAAGCCACCCTGGAGGGCCTCTGCTTTCTGGAGCCAAAAGATCATCATTCACATGCGCCTGTACAGGAGGCCTTACAGGGCCTGCTGGAAGACCAGTTAGATTGCGCTGAACTACGTGCCCAAGAGGCCCAGCAGGCCCAGGAAACCCTTACCCCAACAACGCCTCGCAGCCAGAGAGATGAGGTCATACAGTCACAGGTGCTGCTGGGTGTACAAAGAGCTCAAAACGGCGAAACCGAGTCAGAGGAGCAGGCTAGTCATGGACACGGTCCAGAGGAGGATGGTACTCAGCATTTGATGGACAAACTCCAAACGAGGTCTAAAGCACTTGGCAAACTGCTGAGGGTGACGGGAGAGACTGATTTGCCGACGCTGCTGCCCTTTCTATCAGAAAGACAGGATGTTGACGCAAATCGGAGCATTAGCGGCAGGCTCCGCCTGGAGGAGGAGATCTGGGCGACTCTGAACCTCCTCAAAGCCAGCCCGCCACATTGTGCTGAGGCCGGCGTTTCCGACGGGCTGATGGCTGAAGCTGCTGGGGCCAAGCTGGAGGAGATTAAACTCTACCTCTCTGCACTCAAGCATTTCTCTCCCCCGCCGATCAATTCACCGATCATTAGCGCAGGTCCTGATGCCTGCCAGCCTCAGACAAGTGATGGCTCAGTTCTCTCGGAGTCGCACGTCAGCGGGACTGAAACAGCTGAGGTAACAGATGAGACGTCAGAGCAGCAAGCGGAGAGGATATTGAGTTCGTACAGACGCCTTTGTAATGACAGCCTTTGGAGGGAATTGAGGGAGAGCGTGAATCTGAAAGCTTCCCTGTTAAACTGCACTACCTCCTGCATTGATTCCTCTGCAAACACAGAGCTGCGATCCACAGTTCAAGATCTGTGCGATCTGTGGCGTAGGCAGGGTGACCCCGAGCACCTTCACGTTCAGGCCGCTGCCTCTGAGCTTCTCTCCGCTTACATCATCAGTCGGCTTGAGGCCGCGCAGGAGAAGTGCGTCCAAACTGAGCTGGGCTCGTGGGGGAGTGAAGAGAGTTGTCAGAACTGTCAGGTGCTGAGACAGAAAAACGAAGAGCTCTGCATCAGACTGTCAGACATAGAGAATCAGAGGTCTGGAGGTCATATCCTCGATGAGAAATGCCCTGTGGACTCAAGATGCTCAGATGGTGCTTATGTCTTAAGAGACTTAAGAGCAGATGCTGTTTCAAttaagggagaggaagagaaaggtgACCTGACTGATGTTCCAGACTCCGAATCTCAGAGGAAGGATGTGGCTGTGGCTCCCAAGGCTCCTGTGAAGGAAGCACCAGAGCCTGAATCAGTGTGGCCCATGAGTGGAGACCTGGCTGAACCCAGCAAGGATGAGTGTGATGGAGGCATGCCTGCTCTTCAGGAGCAACACAGGAGAGACTTGGAAACTCTACAGGTGAGAGTACACATTTCTTTCATTTATTATTACTTGACAAAATGTCTCTCatacttctgttttttttctttatgtcTACTTATTCCTCTACTGCACAGCAACTACAACTTAATGACCCTTTGCGTTGGGTGAAATTGAGGTTGCACATTTTGGTTCAGATCATTTTCTCTTACCTTACTCTTACACTCATGTTGTCTGTGTTGTAATCTACGTATTTGTAGAGAcaggtgcgcacatccaaaatGTGTTGTAACAGGTGCCAGACAAAACGTGTCAGAGAAGGAGATGGTCTGCACACTGTATGGGCTCCAAGAgaacctttatttattcaacAACAACCCTTATCTGTAACCCTTCATTGGGGAATACTTTGAAAATGATGGGCTGACAGAGGCACAGTTGTCTAATGAGTGTGTGCTGGTTGATGTTCCCCCAGGCCATGTGTGAGCGTGGCTTTGAGGCTATGGAGGAGGCCCACCACAGGGCCCTGGCTGAGCTGCAGCTCCAGCACCAAAGAGACCTGGACCAGCTCCAGCAGGACAAGCAACAGCTACTGGAGGAGGAAGCAGCCGCCACTCTGGCAGGTGTGGGAAGAGGGAACCATGGGGGTTGATTttgaaccctgtgtgtgtgtgtgtgagtgtgtttgtgtgggtgggttggtttgtggtgtgtgtttggcttgT from Alosa sapidissima isolate fAloSap1 chromosome 3, fAloSap1.pri, whole genome shotgun sequence carries:
- the LOC121705928 gene encoding myosin phosphatase Rho-interacting protein-like isoform X1 — translated: MSAMKMDTFCNKFQANIFSKSKCQNCFKSRELHLRTNEDLIQAKPIYGGWLCLAPEGTDFGNPAQRSRKWQRRFFILYEQGSLHFALDESPSTLPQGTINMNLCTDVVDAETKTGQRNALCIITPDQEFYIRGENKDIINGWSEQLVVYPLTNKQNRKKTTSKERPPVATQGPESVKLPGVTCGIAAHSAQSGSNQEEDRSSKGDSTSGDKVTTVDPTSQRSVHPATDSAPHAKVGDALSLQDSEVDANTDADPQMMTSSQSVPDSPVCASSPEARSGQRRLEEPDAEPERSEVWRAGADVQVEGPIGSSSSKQARTGRQPQPTQKPKGPGVSSTLCSPERREQSPDNRTSESVMTPDLLNFKKGWLIILEEQNQWKKNWFVLSTHKLRYYKDSVAEEASELVGEIDLTTCHQVTEHQIQRNYGFQIHTQTQVHTLAAMTAGIRRNWIQALAKNVRPSNAPDITNLSDDLCPFGLSAQALPEPDLTRDSLSPEVSSKMRHGAKSRCGQKRREGVHGKPSSRGALRLTRHGPPKGTDGEQEQKVEVWSVERRRRRREERRKRYESVMGSVFESACQEKVVQDGVGTGAPCDHQRTLEQQQQRAQEIEERWQRVEKADIQEERKVPLYPDTQARDIGELDKLLRNYQRRVKELTAQLAGSFCHREEPTLDQQMSSTWDFQLESTDVQESEDIPVKMDSSSYSSHLSSLTDKYEETKELLRLEELRRQCMQKQLDFGSSILDQSSLALCDALTDKEQGRITSEAGCPELLEHLSFTSFEELHSSAEGQVRQRPSQSAVGDQVGSEVEKRLVQEVASLTRENEALNQRNQEMVHQLTEADREIERLRAELDERQDGRLHLSTLEELTDARVGCLENELRGKSLELQEAQAQLAAQSEKLRDTLRRLHLREATLEGLCFLEPKDHHSHAPVQEALQGLLEDQLDCAELRAQEAQQAQETLTPTTPRSQRDEVIQSQVLLGVQRAQNGETESEEQASHGHGPEEDGTQHLMDKLQTRSKALGKLLRVTGETDLPTLLPFLSERQDVDANRSISGRLRLEEEIWATLNLLKASPPHCAEAGVSDGLMAEAAGAKLEEIKLYLSALKHFSPPPINSPIISAGPDACQPQTSDGSVLSESHVSGTETAEVTDETSEQQAERILSSYRRLCNDSLWRELRESVNLKASLLNCTTSCIDSSANTELRSTVQDLCDLWRRQGDPEHLHVQAAASELLSAYIISRLEAAQEKCVQTELGSWGSEESCQNCQVLRQKNEELCIRLSDIENQRSGGHILDEKCPVDSRCSDGAYVLRDLRADAVSIKGEEEKGDLTDVPDSESQRKDVAVAPKAPVKEAPEPESVWPMSGDLAEPSKDECDGGMPALQEQHRRDLETLQAMCERGFEAMEEAHHRALAELQLQHQRDLDQLQQDKQQLLEEEAAATLAAIEAMKRVHQEELEKVLQGRHLENGAPVNAEVEEILKRHSEELCSTQRELDVLSQQYSLKCLESAHLAQALEAEHHALQQCQRQYQEISTRHQELSGGLARENILPSSLSKEDPILQEKILYELHIGLRVKRAEVDCLKQEICSLKEELQTAQRDKRYATEKCTDMHKKLSTTRVRAQRDVEELREHLRLVYKALEASSMEEQLDAGGND
- the LOC121705928 gene encoding myosin phosphatase Rho-interacting protein-like isoform X2, with translation MSAMKMDTFCNKFQANIFSKSKCQNCFKSRELHLRTNEDLIQAKPIYGGWLCLAPEGTDFGNPAQRSRKWQRRFFILYEQGSLHFALDESPSTLPQGTINMNLCTDVVDAETKTGQRNALCIITPDQEFYIRGENKDIINGWSEQLVVYPLTNKQNRKKTTSKERPPVATQGPESVKLPGVTCGIAAHSAQSGSNQEEDRSSKGDSTSGDKVTTVDPTSQRSVHPATDSAPHAKVGDALSLQDSEVDANTDADPQMMTSSQSVPDSPVCASSPEARSGQRRLEEPDAEPERSEVWRAGADVQVEGPIGSSSSKQARTGRQPQPTQKPKGPGVSSTLCSPERREQSPDNRTSESVMTPDLLNFKKGWLIILEEQNQASELVGEIDLTTCHQVTEHQIQRNYGFQIHTQTQVHTLAAMTAGIRRNWIQALAKNVRPSNAPDITNLSDDLCPFGLSAQALPEPDLTRDSLSPEVSSKMRHGAKSRCGQKRREGVHGKPSSRGALRLTRHGPPKGTDGEQEQKVEVWSVERRRRRREERRKRYESVMGSVFESACQEKVVQDGVGTGAPCDHQRTLEQQQQRAQEIEERWQRVEKADIQEERKVPLYPDTQARDIGELDKLLRNYQRRVKELTAQLAGSFCHREEPTLDQQMSSTWDFQLESTDVQESEDIPVKMDSSSYSSHLSSLTDKYEETKELLRLEELRRQCMQKQLDFGSSILDQSSLALCDALTDKEQGRITSEAGCPELLEHLSFTSFEELHSSAEGQVRQRPSQSAVGDQVGSEVEKRLVQEVASLTRENEALNQRNQEMVHQLTEADREIERLRAELDERQDGRLHLSTLEELTDARVGCLENELRGKSLELQEAQAQLAAQSEKLRDTLRRLHLREATLEGLCFLEPKDHHSHAPVQEALQGLLEDQLDCAELRAQEAQQAQETLTPTTPRSQRDEVIQSQVLLGVQRAQNGETESEEQASHGHGPEEDGTQHLMDKLQTRSKALGKLLRVTGETDLPTLLPFLSERQDVDANRSISGRLRLEEEIWATLNLLKASPPHCAEAGVSDGLMAEAAGAKLEEIKLYLSALKHFSPPPINSPIISAGPDACQPQTSDGSVLSESHVSGTETAEVTDETSEQQAERILSSYRRLCNDSLWRELRESVNLKASLLNCTTSCIDSSANTELRSTVQDLCDLWRRQGDPEHLHVQAAASELLSAYIISRLEAAQEKCVQTELGSWGSEESCQNCQVLRQKNEELCIRLSDIENQRSGGHILDEKCPVDSRCSDGAYVLRDLRADAVSIKGEEEKGDLTDVPDSESQRKDVAVAPKAPVKEAPEPESVWPMSGDLAEPSKDECDGGMPALQEQHRRDLETLQAMCERGFEAMEEAHHRALAELQLQHQRDLDQLQQDKQQLLEEEAAATLAAIEAMKRVHQEELEKVLQGRHLENGAPVNAEVEEILKRHSEELCSTQRELDVLSQQYSLKCLESAHLAQALEAEHHALQQCQRQYQEISTRHQELSGGLARENILPSSLSKEDPILQEKILYELHIGLRVKRAEVDCLKQEICSLKEELQTAQRDKRYATEKCTDMHKKLSTTRVRAQRDVEELREHLRLVYKALEASSMEEQLDAGGND
- the LOC121705928 gene encoding myosin phosphatase Rho-interacting protein-like isoform X3; protein product: MSAMKMDTFCNKFQANIFSKSKCQNCFKSRELHLRTNEDLIQAKPIYGGWLCLAPEGTDFGNPAQRSRKWQRRFFILYEQGSLHFALDESPSTLPQGTINMNLCTDVVDAETKTGQRNALCIITPDQEFYIRGENKDIINGWSEQLVVYPLTNKQNRKKTTSKERPPVATQGPESVKLPGVTCGIAAHSAQSGSNQEEDRSSKGDSTSGDKVTTVDPTSQRSVHPATDSAPHAKVGDALSLQDSEVDANTDADPQMMTSSQSVPDSPVCASSPEARSGQRRLEEPDAEPERSEVWRAGADVQVEGPIGSSSSKQARTGRQPQPTQKPKGPGVSSTLCSPERREQSPDNRTSESVMTPDLLNFKKGWLIILEEQNQTQTQVHTLAAMTAGIRRNWIQALAKNVRPSNAPDITNLSDDLCPFGLSAQALPEPDLTRDSLSPEVSSKMRHGAKSRCGQKRREGVHGKPSSRGALRLTRHGPPKGTDGEQEQKVEVWSVERRRRRREERRKRYESVMGSVFESACQEKVVQDGVGTGAPCDHQRTLEQQQQRAQEIEERWQRVEKADIQEERKVPLYPDTQARDIGELDKLLRNYQRRVKELTAQLAGSFCHREEPTLDQQMSSTWDFQLESTDVQESEDIPVKMDSSSYSSHLSSLTDKYEETKELLRLEELRRQCMQKQLDFGSSILDQSSLALCDALTDKEQGRITSEAGCPELLEHLSFTSFEELHSSAEGQVRQRPSQSAVGDQVGSEVEKRLVQEVASLTRENEALNQRNQEMVHQLTEADREIERLRAELDERQDGRLHLSTLEELTDARVGCLENELRGKSLELQEAQAQLAAQSEKLRDTLRRLHLREATLEGLCFLEPKDHHSHAPVQEALQGLLEDQLDCAELRAQEAQQAQETLTPTTPRSQRDEVIQSQVLLGVQRAQNGETESEEQASHGHGPEEDGTQHLMDKLQTRSKALGKLLRVTGETDLPTLLPFLSERQDVDANRSISGRLRLEEEIWATLNLLKASPPHCAEAGVSDGLMAEAAGAKLEEIKLYLSALKHFSPPPINSPIISAGPDACQPQTSDGSVLSESHVSGTETAEVTDETSEQQAERILSSYRRLCNDSLWRELRESVNLKASLLNCTTSCIDSSANTELRSTVQDLCDLWRRQGDPEHLHVQAAASELLSAYIISRLEAAQEKCVQTELGSWGSEESCQNCQVLRQKNEELCIRLSDIENQRSGGHILDEKCPVDSRCSDGAYVLRDLRADAVSIKGEEEKGDLTDVPDSESQRKDVAVAPKAPVKEAPEPESVWPMSGDLAEPSKDECDGGMPALQEQHRRDLETLQAMCERGFEAMEEAHHRALAELQLQHQRDLDQLQQDKQQLLEEEAAATLAAIEAMKRVHQEELEKVLQGRHLENGAPVNAEVEEILKRHSEELCSTQRELDVLSQQYSLKCLESAHLAQALEAEHHALQQCQRQYQEISTRHQELSGGLARENILPSSLSKEDPILQEKILYELHIGLRVKRAEVDCLKQEICSLKEELQTAQRDKRYATEKCTDMHKKLSTTRVRAQRDVEELREHLRLVYKALEASSMEEQLDAGGND